In Besnoitia besnoiti strain Bb-Ger1 chromosome I, whole genome shotgun sequence, the genomic window ATCTGGCCAGTagcgcgcagcctctggcGATTTCCGTGGCGCCTCCATTCCACACACTGCTCCTGCAGGAGAGTTTCCAGTCTCGCGGATGTGTTTGGTTCGTTCGCTCCGTCTGCGTGCAGGTTCAAACAGTGGGCAGGCGCTGGAGTCCAGTCGTCGAGGCTGCTGCTCTTTTGACAATCTTCGTCCTCTGTTTCTGTATCCGCCAGTTCGCGGTCATTCGTTACGAGTCTGTCATTCACGAATTCGATCCATACTTCAATTACCGTACAACGACATACCTGGCTAACGAGAGCTTCTACGAGTTTTGGAACTGGTTTGACCATGGTAAGGGAAGTCACTCCGCCTTCGGGTGCCGCTGCACTGCGTAGAATCGCCGCACATGCATGGCTGCGTAGCGGCGGCGAGGTAGTAGAGTAAAAGATATTCTCTATTAACGCCCTCTCATCGAGGAATCCGTTGGCGCAAAGGACTGCTGTCGCGGTATGGAAGGCCCTTCACGCCGGACTGGTCCACGAAGCGGTTGTCCGCTGATTTCCATTCGGATGTGTTGTTTCCACATATAAACCTGCAAAGCCGCAATTTTTGCGTCGGACAAATTCTGAGTGTGGACCACTTCGTTGTCTCGCACTGCTTTCGACCGACTGCGGGCTTTCTGATATGCGTGGACTGTCGTGTCCGTCCGTTTTTCTGTGTGTGCTGCTTGGCAGAAACCTGGTATCCTTTGGGCCGCGTGGTCGGGCAGACGCTGTTTCCGGGGCTGATGTCAACGTCGAAACTGGTGTATGATTTGGCGCATGCGGTCGGGTTTCCGGTGGATATTCCGGgtgtctgcgtcctcctggCACCCGTGTTTTCCGGTCTCACAGCCGTGGCTACATATTTCCTCGCCAAGCAGGCGAGTGGGTCCGCAGGGGCTGGCCTCTTTGCTGCCCTTTTCGTCGGCATTTCCCCCTCGTACATGTCCAGATCTGTCGCAGGGTCGTATGACAACGAAGCGGTGGCGATCTTTGCAATGGTGAATGCTTTTTGCATGTGGATACGAGCTCTGAAGAAGGGCACGAtgctctccgctctcttgGCGGCAGTCGCAACAGTGTATATGGCGGTCACGTGGGGCGGATACATCTTTGTGATAAATACAGTCGCAGTGCACATGGTGGCGCTTGCGCTTCTCGGGCGCATCACAGCCCGGCATTTTGTCGCGTACAGTGTGTTCTACGTCCTTATGACAATCATGTGTCTAAACGTCCCCTTCGTCAACTTCGCGGCCGTCTCCAGCTCGGAGCACATGGCGTGTCATGGCGTCTTCATCATGGTCAACGTTCTGGCGGCTTCTTCGTTCCTCAAGGAGGTGCTTCCCGCCGCCGTCATCAAACAGCTCCTCAAACTGCTGGTCCTGGGCGTAGTCGGAGTCTTCCTCAGTCTCTTCATCTGGCTCACAGCGACGGTAGGCTCAagggagggcgccggcgatgCCGCAGCAAAGTTTCACCAAACCAATGGGGCCCATCCTCGAGACGCCACGACAGAGCGGCTCTCCTTTGATAAAAACGCTCCCACGGCTGGTTCTCGTCTGCATGCAGGGCCGCACATCTTGGTCAGCACGGTCGCTCACCCTCCTGGATCCCACATACGCCGCCAAGTACTTGCCAATCATTGCGTCCGTCTCAGAGCACCAGCCCGCCACCTGGGCTACCTATATTTTCGACCTCCACCTTACGACTCTCCTCGCCCCTCTGGGCCTCATCGTCTGCTTGCGGAAGCCAACAGATGGATCGCTCTTTGCTGGAATCtacggcgtcctcgccgcctaCTTTTCAGGTAGTCTAGGGATGCCTGGGCATCGCCAGAGACCCTATATATCCGGTGCTCGCCCATGAGAAGACCAGCGGCTCCAGATACGACTGCGCACTTCACGATCAATTTTGGCTTCGCTGTGTTGCAGCATGCCCCCTAGAATGAATCTCGGCAGCCAGCGAGAGTGTAGCGAGGCCTCAGCGGCTTTCTCAAACCATCAGCCGCACTGTTGCTGGGGCGTCTGCCTTCGGGACCTCGACGGACGCTGTCGATTGCCGTTCACTGAGTGCGCGTCTAGAAAGCCACGACAATTTGTCGGCTCGGAATCACCACGATGTGCCTTTTTTCCCTGTTGTTTCTCTCGCGTTGAAGCCGTTGCTTCTATTCCTGGAAGGGAAGAACCGTATGAGAGAAAAGTATTGCGAAGGCAAATAGAAAACGCGAAATCGCTGAAATGCAGTGTGTCTTTACTCTTGATTTGCGCGTGGTCTGTGTTTTGCGCTAGGCATCATGGTTCGGCTGATGCTTGTTCTTTCGCCCGCGGCAGCTGTTCTCGCGGGGATCGGGGCCTCTCGTTTCGTCAGCAGCCTTGTGTCGTACCTGAGGCTTCCAACAGCCTCAAGAAAGTTCAGCATTCCCGCCTTCGTAAGTCGTGTTCTTGACACATAGTCCCTTCCACCATGGACAACAGTAGTTATCCCAGCTAGAAGCTTCTCTGCGGTCTTCGTTTTGCTATCGTGTGACACCCCTACAATGTTAGGCGTTGCTCGCATTCCGTAAATTGTGTTCTGCACTGTGCCACGTACAAATCCAACAAAGAGCTCTGCTGCCAGATGGGTGGCAATAGACGCCAGTAGGCAATGTCTGCGTCCCCCTCGAATGAAAGGAAGAGATAAAGGTGTCTGGATAGCATGCGAGAAGACATTATTTGTGCGAAATCTCCATGTCTCATGCAGAGAAATGTCGGAAGGAAGAGGTCCGAGCGCAACACTGTTCCTATTTCGTTCGCGGCTTTCGTCCTTCTGATTTTCGCCTGGATCACCACAATGGTAAAAGAAAGGCTGGCTTTTTTCGCGAGTGTCCAGAGCTGGGTTTGGCAGGTGAAGCGACAGGTGCAATGCCCCTTTgccagccgcctccgccgccgcagcgtcacGTCGCGTAGAGGGGTCCCATCCAGATCTGGCGTATGGCGAACGATACGTCGCACCAGGGCTCCATTTCGTCTAGCGGAGTCGTTTGACCAGGTGCTCAAATGCGCAGCAAGCATGCGTAGATTTCATCCCAGCCAACGGTTGCCGCATGCGTCTTGCgcttgcggcggcggtgTACTCCAAGGGTGGCGTTCCTCAACTGGAGTTGTCTCCATCTCTAGTGTGGTGTTCTTTGTTCTGCAGTACATAAACCACTGCACGTGGACCGGGTCAATGATCTACTCCCACCCTAGTATCGTACTCAGTAAGTGCCCGTCCTTCAGCTAGAAATCCGAACTAGGACTGGCATTGCTTATTTTCCAGCCCCGAGCTGACGACGTAGTGGTGTGACGTGGCACGTGCGGTTTCCTGTCTCTGCCAATTGTAGGCGCAAATCTTCGCGACGGAGGGCGTCTCATCCAGGATGATTTCAGAGAAGCATACTACTGGATTCGTCAAAATACCCATCCTCGAGCGAGAATAATGGCGTGGTGAGTTCGGCTGCTAGGGCTGCACGGTGAGGTTCGTTTACCTGTCAGTGTCTGACCGTCGGCCTTGGCATTCAAATCAGCAAGAAGTAAATGTGCCCGTGCTTTTTCTGCTATATTCATTTCTTCCTGCAGGTGGGATTACGGTTACCAGGCGACAGCCATGGGCAACCGAACGGTCTTTGTGGACAATAACACGTGGAATAACACGCACATTGCCACAGTCGGGCTAGTAGGTCAAAATAAGTTTGCTCGCACCGAACGTCTTTACTTTTTCAGTATTCGTGCATATCGCAATGCTTCGAGAGCTCAATTCAACCCGTTGTGGAATGTGGTGGCTGTGCAGGCTCTAGCTTcaaacgaagaaaaagctTACAAAATAATGCAGGCGCTGGACGTGGATTATGTTTTCGTAAGCAAAATGTCGCTAGGTCGCTTGCCTTTCCCCTTTTTTATTGTAGAAAGCTACAGTAATACGCATCAGTGCGCGTCGAAGAACCAGGAGCCAAGCAGAACCGCAGGACTTGCTATCCAATGCCAAGAACTGTGGTTTCTTCCCTTTGCAGGTTGTTTTCGGAGGTGTGGCGCGATACCAGAGCGATGACATCAATAAATTCTTATGGATAATCCGCATTGCCTCTGGCGTGTACCCTGCTATTCAGCAGTCAGATTTCCTAAGTAGACGAGGAATGGTACGTCTATTGAAGCTGCACTGATGTGTATGGGAAGGTTCATCGACTTATGAATCACTCTGCATTTCGGGCCCCCTCTAACAGTCGCGGGA contains:
- a CDS encoding putative oligosaccharyl transferase stt3 protein (encoded by transcript BESB_009890) — encoded protein: MAVRSASSSVGVPTPEPPPPREAASCEDDDDHQVFRLDCVLGRILHSRAARKVQTVGRRWSPVVEAAALLTIFVLCFCIRQFAVIRYESVIHEFDPYFNYRTTTYLANESFYEFWNWFDHETWYPLGRVVGQTLFPGLMSTSKLVYDLAHAVGFPVDIPGVCVLLAPVFSGLTAVATYFLAKQASGSAGAGLFAALFVGISPSYMSRSVAGSYDNEAVAIFAMVNAFCMWIRALKKGTMLSALLAAVATVYMAVTWGGYIFVINTVAVHMVALALLGRITARHFVAYSVFYVLMTIMCLNVPFVNFAAVSSSEHMACHGVFIMVNVLAASSFLKEVLPAAVIKQLLKLLVLGVVGVFLSLFIWLTATGRTSWSARSLTLLDPTYAAKYLPIIASVSEHQPATWATYIFDLHLTTLLAPLGLIVCLRKPTDGSLFAGIYGVLAAYFSGIMVRLMLVLSPAAAVLAGIGASRFVSSLVSYLRLPTASRKFSIPAFRNVGRKRSERNTVPISFAAFVLLIFAWITTMYINHCTWTGSMIYSHPSIVLSANLRDGGRLIQDDFREAYYWIRQNTHPRARIMAWWDYGYQATAMGNRTVFVDNNTWNNTHIATVGLALASNEEKAYKIMQALDVDYVFVVFGGVARYQSDDINKFLWIIRIASGVYPAIQQSDFLSRRGMYTVGKDAPKALVDSLMYKLSYHRFANVTNGFDFARNVEIGHKDISLHYFEEAYTTENWLVRIYKVKRPETRYGFTRGSR